A part of Kryptolebias marmoratus isolate JLee-2015 linkage group LG8, ASM164957v2, whole genome shotgun sequence genomic DNA contains:
- the irx7 gene encoding iroquois homeobox 7 translates to MPASQTGFGNFLLERSSVGMPAGYQVPVLGGPPGVQQQAQHLAALAAGVPVTYPGLQGYNILPYPQHRHIMSGGFDLKAPSPYHHALLARGALFYPPYRPPAAEDVGRAAKVATRESTCALKAWLNEHLKNPYPTKGEKIMLAIITKMSLTQVSTWFANARRRLKKENRLSWASRPKSDEEDEEQEGDSDEDKCHPDDGDEAQGERAAAGEQVRGAPESSVRAEARLETQQQQSAEQEEREDREPGGEGPGVTPSALESKTPISQKPKIWSLAETATSESKKKPVEKLWADWASRAGLFVPGYYSQHELI, encoded by the exons ATGCCCGCATCACAAACTGGATTTGGGAACTTCCTCTTGGAGAGGAGCAGCGTCGGGATGCCCGCTGGGTACCAGGTCCCGGTGCTGGGGGGGCCCCCGGGTGTGCAGCAGCAGGCTCAGCACCTGGCCGCCCTGGCAGCTGGGGTTCCTGTCACGTACCCAGGTCTGCAGGGGTACAACATCCTCCCGTATCCGCAGCACAGGCACATCATG AGCGGCGGCTTCGACCTGAAGGCCCCCTCCCCGTACCACCACGCTCTCCTGGCGCGCGGGGCGCTGTTCTACCCCCCGTACCGCCCGCCCGCGGCCGAGGATGTGGGCAGGGCGGCCAAGGTGGCCACCCGGGAGAGCACGTGCGCCTTGAAGGCCTGGCTCAACGAGCACCTGAAGAACCCGTACCCCACCAAGGGCGAGAAGATCATGCTGGCCATCATCACCAAGATGAGCCTGACGCAGGTGTCCACGTGGTTCGCCAACGCGCGGCGCCGCCTGAAGAAGGAGAACCGGCTCAGCTGGGCGTCCAGGCCCAAGTcagacgaggaggacgaggagcagGAGGGAGACAGCGATGAAGACAAGTGTCACCCGGACGACGGGGACGAAGCTCAGGGTGAGCGCGCGGCCGCGGGGGAACAGGTCCGGGGCGCGCCGGAGAGCTCCGTGCGCGCGGAGGCGCGCTTGGagactcagcagcagcagagcgcCGAGCAGGAGGAGCGGGAGGACCGGGAACCCGGGGGGGAAGGTCCTGGTGTTACACCTTCAGCTTTGGAGAGCAAAACCCCCATCAGCCAAAAACCAAAGATCTGGTCTTTAGCAGAAACCGCCACATCAGAGAGCAAAAAGAAGCCCGTGGAGAAACTGTGGGCAGACTGGGCTTCACGGGCCGGACTCTTCGTTCCGGGTTATTACAGCCAACATGAACTCATCTGA